In Candidatus Gastranaerophilales bacterium, a single window of DNA contains:
- a CDS encoding YggS family pyridoxal phosphate-dependent enzyme — MNKLVENIELIKSQIEPYTPKIVAVTKYFDENAIIEYHKAGFRDFGENRVQDALAKMEKLPAEILADSRFHLIGHLQSRKVKSIIGKFDLIHSVDSLKLAKIIDEEAKKQKIVQKILLQVNNANEEQKYGFSTNDLKACFKEITELKNINVLGLMNIAPLTQDQKLLHSLFANIKHLKDELASEFKVELNEISMGMSNDFKIALEEGSTIIRLGRILFK, encoded by the coding sequence ATGAACAAATTAGTAGAAAATATTGAGCTGATTAAATCACAAATCGAACCTTATACACCAAAAATAGTGGCGGTAACAAAGTATTTTGACGAAAATGCGATTATCGAATATCACAAAGCAGGATTCAGAGATTTTGGGGAAAATCGAGTTCAAGACGCTTTAGCTAAAATGGAAAAGCTTCCAGCTGAAATATTGGCTGATAGCAGGTTCCATCTGATTGGTCATCTCCAATCAAGAAAAGTGAAATCTATCATCGGAAAATTCGACCTTATCCACTCCGTAGATTCACTCAAATTAGCTAAGATAATCGATGAAGAAGCTAAAAAACAAAAAATCGTTCAAAAAATTCTTTTGCAAGTAAACAATGCAAACGAAGAACAAAAATACGGGTTTTCGACAAATGATTTAAAAGCTTGTTTTAAAGAAATAACAGAACTAAAGAACATCAATGTACTTGGATTAATGAACATTGCACCTTTAACTCAAGACCAAAAATTGTTGCATTCTTTATTCGCAAATATCAAACATTTAAAGGATGAATTAGCATCTGAATTCAAGGTAGAATTAAATGAGATTTCGATGGGAATGAGCAATGATTTCAAAATCGCTTTGGAAGAAGGCTCGACAATCATCAGATTAGGTAGAATATTATTTAAATAA
- a CDS encoding cell division protein SepF, giving the protein MAVSDKIKSIVGFLTSGFENRDDIFEDMEGEVADYPIQDNLAMEPMYSSSSSRNQDLKVVNHPNFRGYEVMVCEPRSYDESVGIVKHLKDKKTIILNLHLLDKDQAMRIVDFLCGATHALSGNQQKIGDTVFIFTPQNVALSAESQKSKFIRDALWNQPQ; this is encoded by the coding sequence TTGGCAGTATCAGACAAAATTAAATCAATCGTTGGATTTTTAACATCAGGATTTGAAAACAGAGATGACATCTTTGAAGACATGGAAGGCGAAGTCGCAGATTACCCTATCCAAGACAATTTGGCTATGGAACCTATGTACTCATCATCTTCTTCAAGAAACCAAGATTTAAAAGTTGTTAATCATCCGAACTTCCGTGGTTACGAAGTTATGGTTTGCGAACCACGCTCTTACGACGAATCAGTCGGAATTGTTAAACACTTAAAAGATAAAAAAACAATCATTCTTAACCTACACTTGCTTGACAAAGACCAAGCTATGCGTATCGTAGACTTCCTTTGCGGTGCTACTCACGCTCTAAGCGGCAACCAACAAAAAATAGGTGATACTGTTTTTATCTTTACTCCACAAAACGTTGCTCTTTCTGCTGAATCTCAAAAAAGCAAATTCATAAGAGACGCACTTTGGAACCAACCTCAATAG
- a CDS encoding acyl-CoA dehydratase activase-related protein encodes MEIGIPRALSFYNFYPFWFGFFNDLGIKIVLSDRTTKETMSTGAALVVSETCLPVKVYAGHILNLLEKGVDKIFCPSIQSIAPKIYNCSKIRGLPDLIRNVIKREFTLIEATLDKSEKKQGLYEFLAEAVAPFGITDSNIIRKASKAGWRMYNNFNVMTRAGVPYKRALKYALEDKVIISQNNKSYPISIAVIAHGYNLYDERVSMKIFDKLEKLDVKAYTAEQLSQEQMQEGIAALDSKVYWANEYEISGAAAHYIQESKIDGVITINAFGCGPDSLMIEKISRYAKEQSKPILNLSIDEQTGEAGFVTRIEAFTDMLFRKKRSKIVNNIEIDEDEMMDSNSIRDRINTSLNAR; translated from the coding sequence ATGGAAATCGGCATACCAAGAGCCTTATCTTTTTATAATTTTTATCCGTTTTGGTTTGGATTTTTTAACGACTTAGGTATAAAAATTGTGTTGTCTGACAGGACAACCAAAGAAACAATGTCTACAGGAGCGGCACTTGTCGTTTCGGAAACTTGTTTGCCAGTTAAGGTATATGCCGGACACATATTGAATTTGTTAGAAAAAGGTGTGGACAAGATATTTTGTCCTTCTATTCAATCTATTGCTCCAAAAATTTACAACTGTTCAAAAATAAGGGGGTTACCCGATTTAATCAGAAATGTTATTAAACGTGAATTTACGCTTATTGAAGCAACTCTTGATAAATCAGAAAAAAAACAAGGTCTGTATGAGTTTTTAGCAGAAGCTGTAGCTCCATTTGGCATAACGGATAGTAATATTATAAGAAAAGCTTCAAAAGCTGGCTGGCGTATGTATAATAACTTTAATGTTATGACAAGAGCCGGTGTTCCTTACAAAAGAGCTTTGAAATATGCTTTAGAAGATAAGGTTATTATTTCACAAAATAATAAATCATATCCTATAAGTATTGCAGTCATTGCTCATGGATACAATTTGTACGATGAACGTGTCAGTATGAAGATATTTGATAAGCTGGAAAAACTCGATGTTAAAGCATATACAGCAGAACAACTTTCTCAAGAGCAAATGCAAGAAGGTATTGCAGCTTTAGACTCAAAAGTTTATTGGGCGAATGAATATGAAATATCAGGAGCTGCTGCTCATTATATTCAAGAATCAAAAATCGATGGTGTTATTACTATCAATGCTTTTGGTTGTGGCCCTGATTCTTTAATGATTGAAAAAATATCAAGATATGCAAAAGAACAATCAAAACCTATTTTGAATTTGTCAATTGATGAACAAACAGGAGAAGCTGGTTTCGTTACAAGAATTGAAGCTTTTACGGATATGTTATTCAGAAAAAAACGCTCCAAAATTGTTAATAATATAGAGATTGACGAAGACGAAATGATGGATTCAAATTCAATCAGGGACAGAATAAATACATCTTTAAACGCAAGATAG
- a CDS encoding asparaginase, producing MEPEYKKLIEFQRNAIVEQEHSGLILLLDKKKVLKRIGSDNGAKFYLRSCMKPLQFALHIDEDVPKTFSFTREEIAVCCASHTGSLKHQKVVRNILNKIGLDESYLLCPAHLPLSLIEQTRLIKENILFKPIHNNCSGKHSAMLALCQKMGWNKSNYMDKNHPLYWSIINRVLSLCEVQNDDFVISKDGCGLATVATTLSQLGKGFLNLFLDDKYVAVKDAFLNEPFLIGGENRLDSSIIEASEGTLIAKVGAGGLIVVVNPNLGQAIVVKIADANMQARAIATTEALLQLGWLTREQVETSSLKSQNDRHVTTLLGEQIGQIIPTFQF from the coding sequence ATGGAACCCGAATATAAAAAATTAATTGAATTTCAACGAAATGCTATTGTTGAACAGGAACATTCAGGTCTTATTCTTTTGCTAGATAAAAAAAAGGTTCTAAAAAGAATAGGCTCCGATAATGGGGCTAAATTCTATCTGCGTTCTTGTATGAAGCCTTTGCAATTTGCTTTGCATATAGATGAGGATGTTCCTAAAACATTTTCTTTTACACGAGAAGAAATTGCAGTTTGTTGTGCTTCGCACACAGGGTCTTTAAAACATCAAAAAGTTGTTAGAAATATTTTGAATAAAATAGGGCTAGATGAGTCATATTTATTGTGTCCAGCACATTTGCCATTGAGCTTAATAGAGCAAACAAGATTGATAAAGGAAAATATTCTTTTTAAACCAATTCACAATAATTGCTCCGGGAAACATTCTGCTATGCTTGCTTTATGCCAAAAAATGGGTTGGAATAAATCAAATTATATGGATAAAAATCATCCTTTGTATTGGTCTATAATTAATAGGGTCCTCTCTTTATGTGAAGTCCAAAATGATGATTTTGTTATAAGTAAGGACGGGTGCGGCCTTGCTACTGTCGCAACAACGCTATCGCAGTTGGGAAAAGGCTTTTTGAACTTATTCTTAGATGATAAATATGTTGCTGTTAAAGATGCTTTTTTAAACGAACCGTTTTTAATCGGAGGCGAAAATCGTCTGGATTCTTCAATAATTGAAGCGTCAGAAGGTACTCTTATTGCAAAAGTCGGAGCTGGCGGGTTGATAGTTGTCGTAAATCCGAATTTAGGTCAGGCAATAGTCGTAAAAATAGCTGATGCGAATATGCAGGCAAGGGCTATTGCGACAACAGAAGCCCTCTTACAATTAGGCTGGCTGACTAGAGAGCAAGTTGAAACATCATCACTAAAAAGCCAGAACGACAGACATGTTACTACCCTTTTAGGTGAGCAAATAGGTCAAATCATTCCGACTTTTCAGTTTTAA
- the fliS gene encoding flagellar export chaperone FliS, with protein sequence MNPYLKQYQKSNLETATPERILIMLYDGAIQYLNIARLEMTSEKKLKDIPKIHNNIIGAQKIISEFQSTLNMEIGGEMAQNLYDLYTYLYNRLVDANIKKDVDALDEVLKHLKGLRDTWNKAIEIAAKEKREKSENDDSDAVHSTTTETA encoded by the coding sequence ATGAATCCATATCTCAAACAATATCAAAAAAGTAATCTTGAAACGGCTACACCCGAAAGAATATTAATAATGCTATATGATGGAGCTATTCAATACCTGAATATCGCACGACTTGAAATGACTTCTGAAAAGAAGCTTAAAGATATCCCAAAAATACACAACAATATTATCGGAGCTCAAAAGATTATTTCCGAATTTCAAAGCACTTTGAACATGGAAATTGGCGGAGAAATGGCTCAAAACCTATATGATTTATACACATATTTGTATAACAGACTCGTCGATGCCAATATCAAAAAAGATGTTGATGCACTTGATGAAGTTCTAAAACATTTAAAAGGCCTCCGTGACACTTGGAACAAAGCTATTGAAATAGCAGCCAAAGAAAAACGTGAAAAGTCCGAAAATGACGACTCAGACGCAGTCCACTCTACAACGACAGAAACGGCATAA
- a CDS encoding cation diffusion facilitator family transporter produces the protein MEATITTRGKKRAAFLSIVSNTTLIILKFIAGYISGSISIISEAIHSLSDLLASFLAFFSVVKSSAPPDADHQFGHGKYEDFSGLIEGTLIILASFYIVFEAVKKILNPTEFALDTNIAIAVMLFAAVLNFFISMYIFRVAKKTDSIALFADAEHLRTDVYSSLAVFAGLLIIKITGIAILDPIIAIIVAVLILNAGFNICKKASNNLLDGTLPLEENKIIMDILEDYAISRNVHFKNVKTRKSGINREVELTLLVNAEKTIKEGHHYCDEIEKNIEEKLGNTSFLIHLEPFVENHCIK, from the coding sequence ATGGAAGCAACTATAACAACAAGAGGCAAAAAAAGAGCAGCATTTTTGTCTATTGTTTCTAATACAACATTAATTATATTGAAATTTATAGCAGGCTATATTTCAGGCTCAATAAGTATTATATCAGAAGCCATTCACTCGTTAAGTGACTTGTTGGCTTCATTTTTGGCATTTTTCTCTGTTGTAAAATCAAGTGCTCCCCCGGACGCTGACCACCAATTCGGACACGGAAAATACGAAGATTTTTCAGGATTAATAGAAGGCACTTTGATAATCCTTGCATCTTTTTACATAGTATTCGAAGCTGTGAAAAAAATATTGAACCCGACTGAATTTGCTCTTGATACCAATATCGCAATTGCGGTAATGCTTTTTGCAGCTGTTTTGAACTTTTTTATAAGTATGTATATATTTCGAGTCGCAAAGAAAACCGATTCCATAGCTCTTTTTGCCGATGCAGAGCACCTTAGAACCGATGTTTATTCATCATTAGCCGTTTTTGCAGGATTGTTAATAATAAAAATCACAGGAATTGCTATTCTTGACCCAATCATTGCGATAATAGTTGCAGTTCTTATTTTAAACGCAGGTTTTAACATTTGCAAAAAAGCCTCTAACAACTTATTGGACGGAACTTTGCCCCTTGAAGAAAACAAGATAATTATGGATATTTTAGAAGATTACGCAATCAGCAGAAATGTCCATTTCAAAAATGTCAAAACGAGAAAATCAGGAATAAACAGAGAAGTCGAACTCACATTATTGGTTAACGCTGAAAAAACCATAAAAGAAGGTCACCATTATTGTGATGAAATCGAAAAAAATATCGAAGAAAAACTTGGAAATACCTCTTTTTTAATACATTTAGAGCCTTTTGTCGAAAATCATTGTATAAAATAA
- a CDS encoding tetratricopeptide repeat protein — MSELSVTEYIKKAFDVKSQGNYKQAIELFYKALSIDDESSEIMSEIANLYFKMNDPERAIEYYEQALEADPFNLNIKFELALVNKHLGNIQKAIDLIESVYLKNNDLKYLVELLHSLCLEGRNEEVVDKFEKSDFQNADSDALFNYVAMAYRAMGKNDEAEVFYRKAISLNNDNSDAKYSLAEILVEKKSYKEPEELLLSILEEKICSKTYHLLGQIHFNCGRYDKAINYFSIAANIESNNPQYFYDLGTSYSLKGFLAEAEDAYQKAVKLSPNNLHYNYTLAYLNYQSGEISNAKQKLEYVLSINPHHIDALVLKALIASEDGDVLAANKLLDEVLENTKTNDFAFYVKSLLFKKLNWWEKAIETIKKALELRPDSLEYMSELATYFYNAKLYDETKEICAKIISQDKKFLYAYLLGAKAYYVSLDYENALKYVEKALRLDQNSDEAYYIKALVFKDTAVINSAIEMAQIAINIAPQKIEYYEFIAKGYFAQQNYKDAYSYYKEASNLDMLNVSYKYQMAKCAQCDGNNQEALANYSVAKRLEPANVFIATQYADFLCSIHKVKKAYDMLKTTLDYNPSNHDRTELVKKILEVREILNDKSTAIERMFSKLKSKK, encoded by the coding sequence ATGAGCGAATTATCCGTAACTGAATATATTAAAAAAGCTTTTGACGTAAAATCTCAAGGTAATTATAAGCAAGCTATAGAACTCTTTTATAAAGCTCTATCTATTGATGATGAAAGCTCTGAAATTATGAGTGAAATCGCTAATTTGTATTTTAAAATGAATGACCCTGAAAGAGCTATAGAATATTACGAGCAAGCACTCGAGGCGGATCCGTTTAATTTGAATATTAAGTTTGAATTGGCTCTTGTTAATAAACATCTAGGCAATATCCAAAAAGCTATAGATTTGATTGAATCTGTTTATCTTAAAAATAATGATTTAAAATATCTTGTGGAACTTTTACATTCTTTATGTCTTGAAGGCAGAAATGAAGAAGTTGTCGATAAATTTGAAAAATCAGATTTTCAAAATGCAGACTCTGATGCTCTTTTTAATTATGTTGCGATGGCATATAGAGCAATGGGTAAAAATGATGAGGCAGAAGTCTTTTACCGCAAAGCTATCTCTTTAAACAATGATAACAGCGATGCGAAATATTCATTGGCTGAAATTTTAGTTGAAAAAAAATCATATAAAGAGCCAGAAGAACTTTTGTTGAGTATTCTCGAAGAAAAAATTTGCTCAAAAACGTATCACCTCTTGGGGCAAATACATTTCAATTGTGGCAGATATGACAAGGCGATAAATTATTTTTCTATAGCCGCTAATATTGAATCAAATAATCCTCAATATTTTTATGATTTAGGCACATCTTATTCCTTGAAGGGCTTTCTGGCTGAGGCGGAAGATGCTTATCAAAAAGCTGTAAAATTAAGCCCTAATAATTTGCATTATAACTATACATTGGCTTATTTGAATTATCAATCGGGTGAAATTTCTAACGCAAAACAAAAACTCGAATATGTGTTGTCTATAAATCCACATCATATAGATGCACTTGTTTTAAAAGCCCTAATTGCATCAGAAGATGGGGACGTCCTTGCTGCAAACAAACTTTTAGATGAAGTGCTTGAAAATACTAAAACAAATGATTTCGCTTTTTATGTTAAATCCTTGCTATTCAAAAAATTAAATTGGTGGGAAAAAGCTATTGAAACTATAAAAAAGGCTCTTGAGTTAAGACCTGATTCCTTGGAATATATGAGTGAATTAGCTACTTATTTTTATAATGCAAAATTATATGATGAAACTAAAGAAATTTGTGCAAAGATAATCAGTCAAGATAAAAAGTTTTTATATGCTTATTTGCTCGGTGCAAAAGCGTATTATGTGTCTTTAGACTATGAAAATGCCTTGAAGTATGTTGAAAAAGCATTAAGGTTAGACCAAAATTCTGATGAGGCATACTATATCAAGGCACTTGTTTTTAAAGATACTGCGGTTATAAATTCTGCAATTGAAATGGCTCAAATTGCAATTAATATCGCACCTCAAAAAATAGAATATTATGAATTTATTGCAAAAGGTTATTTTGCTCAACAAAATTATAAAGATGCGTATTCTTATTATAAAGAAGCTTCTAATCTTGACATGCTAAATGTTTCATACAAATATCAGATGGCAAAATGTGCTCAATGTGACGGCAATAACCAAGAGGCTCTTGCTAATTATTCCGTTGCAAAAAGATTGGAGCCTGCAAATGTATTTATTGCAACTCAATATGCGGATTTTTTATGTTCAATTCATAAGGTGAAAAAGGCTTATGATATGTTGAAAACAACGCTCGATTATAACCCGTCGAATCATGATAGAACTGAATTAGTAAAAAAAATATTAGAAGTTAGAGAAATTCTAAATGATAAATCTACAGCAATTGAAAGAATGTTTTCTAAATTAAAATCTAAAAAATAA
- the uvrB gene encoding excinuclease ABC subunit UvrB, with product MEKKFKISSEYKPQGDQPKAIEKLLNGLKSGNDAQTLLGITGSGKTFTVANVIEKVQKPTLIIAHNKTLAAQLYNEFRELFPENAVEYFISYYDYYQPEAYIPRTDTYIEKEATINDEIDRLRHNTTRSLFERNDVIVVASVSCIYGLGLPENYFKGAITIQIGDELDRDEFLKGLVATQYSRNDVELERATFRPRGDLIEIMPPYEKLITRISLFGDEVERITKIDPVSGEILENMNKTVIFPAVHYISDDDDVDATLGMIRQEMKNQVTEFESQNKLIEAQRIEQRTKYDMEMIKEMGYCSGIENYSRILERRAPGTPPATLLDYFKDDFLLVIDESHVTIPQIKAMYNGDQARKNTLVDYGFRLPSAKDNRPLKFEEFWKRVGQKIFISATPSDFEKSHSSQLVEQIIRPTGLVDPEIFIHPTENQVDDLIAEINKIIDKGDRTLVTTLTKRMAEDLTDYLTQRGLKVRYLHSEIVSMERVEILRDLRLGVFDVLIGVNLLREGLDIPEVSLVAIMDADKEGFLRSETSLIQTIGRAARNADSKVLMYADKITDSMKKALDETKRRRKIQLEYNKINNITPQTIKKPIENNLLQLVSSYRSIEDIVAEEMVEMKISKKDLPKLITKIEKDMKKAANLLDFEKAAELRDQLKKLRELCN from the coding sequence ATGGAGAAGAAATTCAAAATTTCATCAGAATATAAGCCTCAAGGAGACCAGCCAAAAGCTATTGAAAAGCTTCTAAATGGGCTTAAATCGGGTAATGACGCTCAAACATTATTAGGAATTACAGGTTCAGGAAAAACCTTTACAGTTGCAAATGTTATTGAAAAAGTGCAGAAGCCGACACTTATTATAGCTCATAATAAAACTTTGGCAGCACAGCTATATAATGAATTCCGAGAGCTTTTCCCCGAGAACGCCGTTGAATATTTCATAAGCTACTACGACTATTATCAGCCTGAAGCATATATTCCACGAACTGACACGTATATTGAAAAAGAAGCAACAATTAATGACGAAATCGATAGACTCAGACACAACACAACAAGAAGCCTCTTTGAGCGAAATGATGTAATAGTTGTGGCTTCAGTCAGCTGCATATACGGCTTGGGGCTTCCTGAAAATTATTTTAAAGGTGCTATAACAATCCAAATAGGCGACGAGCTCGACAGAGATGAGTTTCTAAAAGGTTTGGTTGCAACTCAATATTCACGAAATGATGTTGAATTAGAACGTGCGACTTTTCGTCCAAGAGGCGATTTAATCGAGATTATGCCACCTTATGAAAAATTAATAACGAGAATTTCTCTCTTTGGAGATGAAGTTGAACGAATTACAAAAATAGACCCTGTTTCAGGGGAAATACTTGAAAACATGAATAAAACCGTGATTTTCCCTGCAGTGCATTACATTTCAGATGATGATGATGTCGACGCAACTCTCGGAATGATTAGACAAGAGATGAAAAATCAGGTTACAGAATTTGAATCTCAAAACAAACTAATAGAAGCTCAAAGGATTGAGCAACGTACAAAATACGACATGGAAATGATTAAAGAAATGGGGTATTGCTCAGGCATAGAAAATTACTCGAGAATACTCGAAAGAAGAGCCCCGGGCACTCCTCCTGCAACCCTTTTAGACTATTTTAAAGATGACTTTTTGCTTGTTATTGATGAATCACACGTGACAATTCCACAAATCAAAGCTATGTATAACGGCGACCAAGCAAGAAAAAACACCCTTGTCGACTACGGCTTTAGGCTACCCAGTGCAAAGGATAACAGACCTTTGAAGTTTGAAGAATTTTGGAAAAGAGTAGGACAAAAAATATTTATTTCCGCAACTCCCTCTGACTTTGAAAAATCGCACTCATCTCAACTTGTAGAGCAAATAATCCGCCCCACAGGACTGGTTGATCCGGAGATATTTATCCACCCGACAGAAAATCAAGTCGATGACCTCATTGCAGAAATCAACAAAATAATAGACAAAGGCGACAGGACTCTTGTCACAACCCTAACAAAAAGAATGGCTGAAGACCTCACCGACTATTTAACTCAACGAGGCTTAAAAGTCAGATATCTCCACAGTGAAATCGTTTCTATGGAAAGGGTCGAAATCCTTAGAGATTTAAGACTCGGAGTCTTTGATGTTCTAATTGGTGTAAACTTGCTTAGAGAAGGACTTGATATCCCTGAAGTTTCACTGGTTGCAATTATGGACGCAGACAAAGAAGGATTTTTAAGATCAGAAACAAGTCTTATCCAAACAATAGGACGTGCAGCAAGAAATGCCGACTCAAAAGTTCTTATGTACGCTGACAAAATAACTGATAGCATGAAAAAAGCACTAGACGAAACCAAAAGAAGACGAAAAATCCAACTTGAATACAACAAAATAAACAACATAACACCACAAACCATTAAAAAGCCGATAGAAAATAATCTCTTACAACTCGTTTCCAGCTATAGGAGCATTGAAGACATAGTTGCTGAAGAAATGGTTGAGATGAAAATATCGAAAAAAGACCTCCCTAAATTAATAACAAAAATCGAAAAAGACATGAAAAAAGCCGCCAATCTACTTGATTTCGAAAAAGCGGCTGAACTTCGTGACCAATTGAAAAAGCTTAGAGAATTATGTAATTAA
- a CDS encoding MotA/TolQ/ExbB proton channel family protein: protein MNRMIAFVVIIISAMVILSQCGNSDIWRLIFQPTALLIVIGGTLVATLFNFSPEIVHNALQSSVNVLQKKPDKRLKIINDIIQIAHYARHNTLFDLREIIDNIDDNFLRRGLQLAIDIENPQLLYDILGAEISYDEEQELIHSRVFEAMGGYAPTFGIVGAVLGLIQAMSYIQDPQVLGNGIATAFVATLYGVGIANLVFLPLAGYMKLKLREEVMFKEAILQGVISITMKESPTIVEEKLIAYLKYNNRKSLRYVATEQKV from the coding sequence ATGAACAGAATGATTGCTTTTGTAGTTATAATTATTTCAGCTATGGTAATTCTTTCGCAATGCGGAAATTCAGATATCTGGAGATTGATATTCCAGCCAACGGCTCTATTAATCGTAATAGGAGGGACCCTTGTTGCGACTTTATTTAATTTTTCACCTGAAATAGTACACAACGCCCTCCAATCATCAGTTAATGTTTTACAAAAGAAGCCTGATAAAAGGTTAAAAATCATAAACGATATTATACAAATTGCTCATTATGCAAGACATAACACTCTATTTGACCTACGAGAAATAATAGACAATATTGATGATAATTTTTTAAGGAGAGGGCTCCAACTCGCAATAGATATTGAAAACCCTCAACTTTTATATGACATTCTCGGTGCGGAAATATCTTATGATGAAGAACAAGAACTTATCCACTCACGGGTTTTTGAAGCGATGGGAGGCTATGCCCCCACATTTGGAATTGTAGGTGCAGTTTTGGGCTTAATCCAAGCAATGAGCTACATTCAAGACCCTCAAGTATTGGGAAACGGCATTGCAACTGCGTTTGTTGCAACCTTATATGGCGTTGGTATCGCAAACTTAGTATTTTTACCTCTTGCAGGTTATATGAAACTAAAATTAAGAGAAGAAGTTATGTTCAAAGAAGCAATTCTTCAAGGCGTGATTTCCATAACAATGAAAGAAAGTCCCACAATTGTTGAAGAAAAATTAATAGCTTACCTAAAATACAACAACCGCAAAAGCTTAAGATACGTAGCAACGGAGCAAAAAGTCTGA
- a CDS encoding OmpA family protein — translation MRNDYYSNSKDYINRWVISYADFITMLLALFMVMWAINGMDLNKAKQAQKEMQQAFSTAQVQPNTLNATEQDKIIEKLSENNDIKSKTKLLKGEKGAIIRINDKMLFAPGSAIIKPEVVSTLDNIADELVKLDNQIIIEGHTDSSPINNTQFPSNWELSTARATNIIKYLITQKGLSPKKLSAIGYGEYEPIAPNTTIEGKAMNRRVDIIILDKKK, via the coding sequence ATGAGAAACGACTACTACTCAAATTCTAAAGACTATATAAACCGCTGGGTTATCTCTTACGCAGACTTTATCACAATGCTTTTGGCTCTTTTTATGGTTATGTGGGCTATAAACGGTATGGATTTAAACAAAGCAAAACAAGCACAAAAAGAAATGCAACAGGCTTTTTCTACAGCCCAAGTTCAACCAAATACATTAAATGCAACGGAACAAGATAAGATTATTGAAAAATTATCCGAAAATAATGATATAAAAAGTAAAACAAAGCTTCTAAAAGGAGAAAAAGGAGCTATAATAAGAATTAATGATAAAATGCTTTTTGCCCCAGGTTCTGCTATAATAAAACCCGAGGTGGTAAGCACTTTAGACAATATCGCAGACGAGCTTGTAAAACTGGATAACCAAATAATAATAGAAGGTCACACAGACTCCTCACCGATAAACAACACACAATTCCCCTCTAATTGGGAGTTATCAACCGCAAGGGCAACAAATATTATAAAATATTTGATAACACAAAAAGGACTCAGCCCCAAGAAACTCTCAGCAATAGGCTATGGCGAATATGAACCTATCGCACCTAATACAACAATTGAGGGCAAAGCAATGAACCGACGTGTTGATATTATAATACTTGATAAGAAGAAGTAA